One window from the genome of Mucilaginibacter ginsenosidivorans encodes:
- a CDS encoding Bax inhibitor-1/YccA family protein, whose protein sequence is MENQNPDYTYQNVIQIEDAAASRKYLAKVFLWMFAALGISAFTAFEFYANNNLLELLVNPVTGLTGLGYVAIFAPVAFSFVISFGFNRISYVALLALFITYAFTIGVSLSFLGILYTATSIFGVFLSSALVFGIMAIAGYTTSMDLTKFGSVLIILFFGAFAVSLVNFFLGSSQLQYIISFVFVAIMVGLTAYYMQMLKRIGAGIEYGTESSKKLVLIGAFILYTTFINLFMSMMRIFGSRK, encoded by the coding sequence ATGGAAAATCAAAACCCGGATTACACTTATCAGAATGTGATCCAGATAGAAGATGCAGCAGCATCACGAAAGTATTTAGCTAAGGTGTTCTTATGGATGTTCGCCGCTTTGGGTATATCTGCTTTTACCGCATTTGAATTTTACGCAAATAATAATTTACTCGAACTACTTGTTAATCCAGTTACTGGTCTTACCGGATTAGGGTACGTGGCTATTTTTGCCCCTGTTGCGTTTTCGTTTGTTATAAGCTTTGGCTTTAACCGTATTTCTTATGTAGCATTGTTAGCTTTGTTTATAACCTATGCTTTTACAATTGGCGTCAGCCTGAGTTTTTTAGGTATTCTTTATACCGCGACTTCAATCTTTGGAGTTTTCCTGAGTTCTGCGCTTGTATTCGGAATAATGGCAATCGCCGGCTATACAACAAGTATGGACCTTACCAAATTCGGCTCGGTATTGATCATATTATTTTTTGGTGCATTTGCGGTTAGCCTCGTCAATTTCTTCTTAGGAAGTTCACAATTACAATATATCATAAGCTTTGTATTTGTGGCAATTATGGTTGGCCTTACCGCCTATTACATGCAAATGCTAAAACGTATTGGTGCAGGTATTGAGTATGGTACAGAGAGTTCAAAGAAACTGGTGTTGATCGGCGCCTTTATTCTTTACACAACTTTTATCAATTTGTTTATGTCGATGATGCGCATTTTCGGCAGCAGAAAGTAA
- a CDS encoding DUF393 domain-containing protein, giving the protein MKTLNNHIILYDADCPMCKLYTSQFVKSGMLGADGRAPYQQMPEMVCPYVDRQRAVNEIALVNTQTGEVEYGVKSLFKVIGNSFPVFGGLFKLGPFIWLLSKAYGFVSYNRRVIAPSVAGNHTTLDPSFSLKHRIAYLIFTWLMTGFILTHYANLLTAFVPPGNAWREYAICGGQILFQGIVVSFYAPKKRWDYLGNMMTVSFAGALLLIPVILLAHFVYIPPLVYPLYFIVVAGLMLLEHIRRTKLMKLGWLLTISWVIYRILILLIILNLI; this is encoded by the coding sequence ATGAAAACGCTCAACAACCACATCATCCTTTACGATGCCGATTGCCCTATGTGCAAGTTGTATACCAGCCAGTTTGTAAAAAGCGGCATGTTGGGTGCCGACGGTCGCGCACCTTACCAGCAAATGCCCGAAATGGTTTGCCCCTATGTGGACAGGCAGCGGGCGGTTAATGAGATAGCACTCGTAAACACCCAAACCGGCGAAGTCGAGTATGGCGTTAAGAGTTTGTTTAAGGTCATCGGCAATTCATTCCCGGTATTTGGCGGGCTCTTCAAACTGGGGCCGTTTATCTGGCTGTTGAGCAAAGCGTATGGGTTTGTTTCCTACAACAGGCGGGTGATAGCGCCTTCAGTAGCAGGTAACCATACTACGCTCGACCCATCTTTCAGCCTGAAGCACCGTATAGCTTATTTGATCTTTACGTGGCTGATGACAGGTTTCATACTGACGCATTATGCAAATTTGTTGACAGCCTTTGTTCCCCCTGGGAACGCCTGGCGCGAATACGCCATCTGCGGCGGGCAGATACTGTTCCAGGGCATCGTTGTGAGTTTTTACGCGCCAAAAAAGCGCTGGGACTATCTCGGCAATATGATGACCGTCTCCTTTGCGGGCGCTTTGCTGCTGATACCGGTTATCCTTTTGGCGCATTTTGTTTACATCCCGCCGCTCGTCTATCCGTTGTATTTTATTGTTGTTGCCGGGCTAATGCTTTTAGAACACATCCGCCGTACCAAACTGATGAAATTGGGCTGGCTGCTTACCATAAGCTGGGTAATTTATCGTATTCTTATTCTTTTAATTATCCTAAACCTTATATAA
- a CDS encoding pyruvate dehydrogenase complex E1 component subunit beta translates to MREIQFREALREAMSEEMRKDDKIYLMGEEVAEYNGAYKVSQGMLDEFGAKRVIDTPISELGFAGIGIGSAMNGLRPIIEFMTFNFSLVAIDQIINGAAKIMSMSGGQFSVPIVFRGPTGNAGMLSSQHSQCFENWYANCPGLKVVVPSNPADAKGLLKSAIIDPDPVIFMESELMYGDKGEVPEETYYIPLGKAAVTKEGSDVTLVGFGKIMKVVNAAAAELEKEGIHAEVIDLRTVRPIDYDTVIASVKKTNRLVLVEESWPLGSIATEVAFKVQKDAFDYLDAPILRIMGGDVPLPYAPTLIQEYLPNPERVIKAVKEVMYVTK, encoded by the coding sequence ATGAGAGAAATACAATTCAGAGAAGCGCTTCGGGAAGCAATGAGCGAAGAAATGCGCAAAGACGATAAAATATACCTGATGGGCGAAGAGGTTGCCGAATACAACGGCGCTTATAAAGTAAGCCAGGGTATGCTGGATGAATTTGGTGCAAAACGGGTGATAGACACGCCCATCTCTGAATTGGGTTTTGCCGGCATCGGTATCGGTTCGGCAATGAACGGCCTGCGCCCGATCATCGAGTTCATGACCTTCAATTTCTCGCTGGTAGCTATCGACCAGATCATCAACGGCGCCGCAAAGATCATGTCGATGAGCGGCGGCCAGTTTTCGGTGCCTATCGTGTTCCGCGGCCCAACGGGTAACGCGGGTATGCTAAGCTCGCAACATAGCCAGTGCTTTGAGAACTGGTATGCCAATTGCCCCGGTTTAAAGGTGGTTGTCCCTTCAAACCCGGCAGATGCTAAGGGCTTGTTAAAATCGGCCATCATCGACCCGGACCCGGTGATCTTCATGGAATCAGAGCTGATGTACGGCGACAAAGGTGAAGTGCCGGAAGAAACTTATTACATCCCGCTGGGTAAAGCAGCAGTTACCAAAGAAGGTTCTGATGTTACGCTGGTAGGCTTTGGAAAGATAATGAAAGTTGTTAACGCCGCCGCTGCCGAACTGGAAAAAGAAGGCATCCATGCCGAGGTGATCGACCTGCGCACGGTACGCCCGATAGATTATGATACGGTAATAGCATCTGTGAAGAAAACCAACCGCCTGGTGCTGGTTGAGGAAAGCTGGCCATTGGGTTCAATAGCTACCGAAGTTGCGTTCAAAGTTCAGAAGGACGCGTTCGATTACCTTGATGCTCCTATCCTGCGCATTATGGGCGGCGACGTTCCGCTGCCTTACGCACCTACACTGATACAGGAATATCTTCCAAACCCTGAAAGAGTGATCAAGGCGGTGAAGGAAGTGATGTACGTGACGAAATAA
- a CDS encoding TIGR01777 family oxidoreductase, whose amino-acid sequence MKYHKIILAGGNGYLGTVLAEHFKPLAEEVIILSRHSKAAEGNIKTLVWDGKTEGDWAGELECADLLVNLCGKNVNCRYTPKNKQEILDSRINPTNLLNEVVSKLKNPPKLWINSASATIYRHAEDVPQTEDSGEIGEGFSVNICRAWENAFFNTKTPQTRKVALRIGIVFGKADAVFPRLLNLVKLGFGGKQGNGRQMVSWIHEQDVAGITEWLMEHPEIEGMVNATAPNPERNDNQMRLIRQAYGAKFGLPTPAWLLSIGSVVIGTETELILKSRWVLPKRLLEAGYIFKYPDMKGAVEECIQGTSLFARKTQETLIGLSIPLAFGLLMRYLFGIDSWNSFLSVMSISFLFLVPFAIGVLTILFSPLATIRKITYRIFMPWLPIIGLLTLTLAFSMEGFACWIMALPLFLPMASLGGLTMGYFRLKKHRNEKTYASLLVLLPLLISPVEQLIGSIPGRYEAYTYIDIRSNRNHIWENVTRVKPIKPEQDKGWLTSSLGFPRPIRAELNYNGVGAYRKAVFSKGLVFHEEVKSYLDQRSMHFSIKANPYDIPSTTMDKHVVIGGDYFDVLDGTYVLQQLSPGTYRLHLYSHFKMTTTFNFYASWWAGWIMKDIQNNILQIIKERAER is encoded by the coding sequence ATGAAATACCACAAAATAATATTGGCAGGAGGCAACGGTTATTTGGGAACCGTGCTTGCCGAACATTTTAAACCGCTGGCTGAAGAAGTGATCATCCTCAGCCGTCATTCCAAAGCCGCCGAGGGTAATATCAAGACCCTGGTGTGGGATGGCAAAACCGAAGGCGACTGGGCAGGTGAATTGGAATGCGCCGACCTGCTGGTAAACCTCTGTGGTAAAAATGTCAATTGCCGCTACACGCCGAAGAACAAGCAGGAGATATTGGACTCGCGCATCAACCCGACAAACCTGCTAAATGAGGTGGTTTCTAAATTGAAGAATCCGCCAAAATTATGGATCAACAGTGCTTCGGCAACCATCTATCGGCATGCCGAAGATGTGCCTCAAACCGAGGATTCCGGCGAGATAGGCGAGGGCTTCTCAGTCAACATTTGCAGAGCCTGGGAAAACGCCTTTTTCAATACAAAGACACCACAAACCCGTAAAGTCGCCCTGCGCATAGGCATCGTGTTTGGTAAGGCCGATGCCGTGTTCCCAAGGCTGTTGAACCTGGTAAAACTCGGTTTCGGCGGCAAGCAGGGCAACGGGCGGCAGATGGTATCGTGGATACACGAGCAGGATGTTGCCGGGATAACCGAATGGCTGATGGAGCACCCGGAAATAGAAGGGATGGTTAACGCTACAGCACCCAATCCTGAAAGAAACGATAACCAAATGCGGCTCATTCGCCAGGCTTACGGTGCAAAGTTTGGCCTGCCTACGCCTGCTTGGCTGCTCAGCATCGGCTCCGTGGTCATCGGCACCGAAACCGAACTGATTTTAAAAAGCAGGTGGGTGCTGCCAAAGCGGTTACTGGAGGCAGGGTATATATTTAAATACCCGGATATGAAGGGGGCGGTGGAAGAATGTATTCAAGGCACAAGTCTTTTTGCACGCAAAACTCAAGAAACACTTATAGGGTTGTCCATTCCCCTGGCTTTTGGGTTATTGATGCGATACCTTTTTGGTATTGATAGCTGGAATTCTTTTCTCAGTGTCATGTCCATAAGTTTCCTTTTCCTGGTGCCTTTTGCCATAGGCGTTCTAACTATTCTGTTTTCGCCATTAGCAACTATCAGAAAAATTACTTATCGCATTTTTATGCCATGGCTGCCGATAATCGGGCTTTTGACATTAACCCTTGCCTTTTCGATGGAGGGTTTTGCCTGCTGGATCATGGCGCTACCACTTTTTCTGCCCATGGCATCCCTGGGAGGGCTTACCATGGGTTATTTCAGGTTGAAAAAACACAGGAATGAAAAGACATATGCATCCTTACTGGTTTTGCTGCCGCTTCTTATTTCGCCCGTTGAACAACTGATCGGTAGTATACCCGGCCGGTACGAGGCCTATACTTACATCGATATTCGTTCAAACCGTAATCATATCTGGGAAAATGTAACCCGCGTTAAGCCCATAAAGCCGGAACAGGACAAAGGCTGGCTCACGAGTTCGCTCGGCTTTCCGAGACCGATACGTGCTGAACTTAATTACAACGGGGTCGGCGCTTATCGCAAGGCTGTTTTTAGTAAGGGTTTGGTATTTCATGAAGAAGTAAAATCGTACCTGGATCAGCGGAGCATGCATTTTTCTATCAAAGCCAATCCTTATGATATACCGTCGACGACCATGGATAAACACGTGGTTATAGGCGGTGATTATTTCGATGTATTAGACGGTACTTACGTGCTCCAGCAACTATCGCCCGGTACGTACCGCCTTCATCTTTACAGTCATTTTAAGATGACCACCACTTTCAATTTTTACGCATCCTGGTGGGCAGGGTGGATCATGAAGGATATTCAGAACAATATTTTGCAAATAATAAAAGAGCGCGCCGAACGATAG
- a CDS encoding S8 family serine peptidase codes for MHNFQKYLISCFAACALFCGSRSFAQQLPPVQPDPPKNWYALDLQKDGYFGMSLAQAYEFLKGKESKPVVVAIIDSGVDTLQQDLQGILWVNPKKTGRGDVHGWNYLGGPGRKCDFNETEEEVRQYFKLKDKYAHLSKATAPDKKEYDFWLNVKTQYDSTLSKARTELEQLSPIFNALVQTSGLVRAQLGLKNSQTFTRTDVEHMETKNDTMAQVKDLWLVAFSQDVSTSTNVKVIKEMNEYITKLNNDISPDLEARKRTVGDNPDILNDKPYGNNILKWEDASHGTEVAGLVGAKRDNNYGIDGVADNVKLMILKAVPVGDEYDKDEANAIRYAVDNGAKVINMSFGKKISPHKAWVDAAFKYAAAHDVLLVQASGNENQDMDERPEYPNDTFEDGSAADADNVINVGASGMKADTNLATDFSNFGKKNVDVFAPGVKITSIDMDAETITDDGTSFSAPIVSGIAALIREYYPQLSAKQVKQAILQSATPLTGTKVYKPGTQQIVDFTSLSKTGGIVNAYKALQIASEMK; via the coding sequence ATGCATAATTTCCAAAAATACCTTATAAGCTGCTTTGCCGCTTGCGCCCTTTTTTGCGGCTCCCGTTCGTTTGCCCAGCAATTACCCCCTGTTCAGCCCGATCCGCCAAAAAACTGGTATGCACTTGATCTGCAAAAGGATGGCTATTTCGGTATGAGCCTTGCCCAGGCTTATGAGTTTCTGAAAGGCAAGGAAAGCAAGCCCGTAGTGGTGGCTATAATCGACAGCGGGGTGGATACTTTGCAGCAGGATCTGCAGGGTATTTTATGGGTAAACCCGAAAAAGACAGGCAGGGGCGACGTGCACGGCTGGAACTACCTTGGCGGACCAGGCCGCAAGTGTGACTTTAATGAGACTGAAGAAGAAGTAAGGCAGTATTTTAAGCTGAAGGATAAATACGCCCATCTTTCCAAAGCGACCGCACCTGATAAAAAAGAATATGATTTTTGGCTGAACGTAAAAACGCAGTACGATTCGACCCTGAGCAAGGCAAGGACCGAGCTTGAACAGTTATCACCAATATTTAATGCGCTTGTACAAACATCGGGTTTGGTGAGAGCCCAGCTTGGGCTGAAAAATAGCCAGACCTTTACCCGTACGGATGTGGAGCATATGGAAACTAAAAATGATACCATGGCCCAGGTGAAGGATCTTTGGCTGGTGGCATTCAGCCAGGATGTTTCCACAAGCACCAATGTAAAGGTGATAAAGGAGATGAACGAGTACATCACCAAACTCAATAACGACATCAGTCCCGACCTGGAAGCACGCAAGCGCACTGTGGGCGACAATCCCGATATTTTGAACGACAAACCTTACGGGAACAATATCCTTAAATGGGAGGATGCCTCGCATGGCACCGAAGTAGCGGGCCTGGTTGGTGCTAAGCGCGATAACAACTACGGTATCGACGGGGTGGCGGATAACGTAAAACTGATGATCCTGAAAGCGGTGCCTGTTGGCGATGAGTACGATAAAGACGAAGCTAACGCTATACGCTATGCGGTTGATAACGGCGCAAAGGTTATCAACATGAGCTTTGGCAAAAAGATATCACCCCACAAAGCCTGGGTGGATGCAGCTTTTAAATACGCCGCCGCGCACGACGTGCTGCTGGTGCAGGCATCGGGCAATGAGAACCAGGATATGGATGAAAGGCCCGAGTATCCAAATGATACCTTCGAAGACGGTTCAGCTGCTGATGCGGATAACGTGATCAACGTAGGCGCATCAGGCATGAAAGCGGATACCAACCTGGCGACCGATTTCAGCAATTTCGGCAAAAAAAATGTAGATGTGTTTGCCCCCGGTGTTAAAATAACTTCCATCGATATGGATGCTGAAACGATCACCGACGACGGAACCAGTTTTTCGGCTCCTATCGTGTCGGGCATAGCGGCACTGATACGCGAATACTATCCCCAATTGAGCGCCAAACAAGTTAAACAGGCAATACTGCAATCGGCCACACCATTAACGGGTACCAAAGTTTACAAACCAGGCACCCAGCAGATAGTCGATTTTACGTCACTTTCCAAAACCGGCGGTATCGTTAATGCTTATAAGGCATTACAGATCGCTTCGGAAATGAAATAA
- a CDS encoding CRTAC1 family protein produces the protein MKIEKKHIGIVAGLVVLTGIFSFILINRNSSHEKMINTLKYLSEKHNSISNPFNPESKVAHCDSLLRLKEYSHDINLLLMKASLDLKVGKEQESVALYDSVLQKMDYMGLGGIMPDVAIAYMRLGERSNCMLNHTGASCIFPIKDGGIHQIKTGSQKAIDVYQGILKARPDDYESKWLLNIAYMTLGRYPKGVPREFLIPGLDADTIDKVRPFKDMAADLGLNVNGRAGGVIVDDFNNDGYLDIVTSGWDLDDPMHYFQNNKNGTFSDLTAQSGLTGINGGLNIQQTDYNNDGKLDIFVLRGAWNSQGFGNQPSSLLRNNGDGTFTDVTSSSGLLFFQPTQAATWADFNNDGWLDVFVGTENSGMDDKGGVHTSMLFMNNHDGTFTNVADKAHCDVTDFVKGVTSADYNHDGYPDIFVSTLTGEKYLLKNKGKQGAIPDFQNVTRAAGLMDNDEGTFTTWFYDYNNDGWPDIMVADYQFQTSLAWYAGAYAVGKPVPKAGNIFLYRNNHNGTFTNVTKQMGLDKVVYSMGANFGDIDNDGFPDMYFGTGNPDFKSLVPNKLFRNIEGKRYADVTTSSRMGNLQKGHGVAFADIRNNGIQDVFIEMGGAFAGDSYTSSLYVNPGQNGNNWISLKLEGTKANKAAIGSHIKLTFTENGVKRSVYKDVNSGGSFGSQPLRQELGIGQAKVIDDIEITWAGTNAVQHFTNVAPNQFLHITEGNNRAGIDHFEKLSYKSRPEKMMKMNMNASTPICK, from the coding sequence GTGAAAATCGAAAAAAAACATATAGGGATAGTAGCGGGGCTGGTTGTTTTGACTGGCATCTTCAGCTTTATCCTGATTAACAGAAATTCATCTCACGAGAAGATGATCAATACGCTTAAGTATCTGAGTGAAAAGCATAACAGCATATCAAATCCGTTTAACCCTGAATCCAAAGTGGCACATTGCGACTCGCTGCTGCGGCTCAAAGAATACAGCCACGACATTAATTTACTACTAATGAAAGCATCACTTGATCTTAAAGTCGGTAAGGAACAGGAATCGGTTGCCCTTTACGATAGTGTACTTCAGAAAATGGATTACATGGGTTTAGGCGGGATCATGCCCGACGTGGCAATAGCATACATGCGCCTGGGCGAACGGAGCAATTGTATGCTTAATCATACTGGGGCCTCCTGTATTTTCCCGATAAAAGACGGGGGCATCCATCAGATCAAAACCGGGTCGCAAAAAGCTATCGATGTATACCAGGGCATATTAAAAGCGAGGCCGGATGACTATGAATCCAAATGGCTGCTCAATATCGCTTATATGACGCTTGGGCGTTATCCAAAGGGTGTACCGCGTGAGTTTTTGATACCCGGTCTCGATGCGGATACGATTGATAAGGTAAGGCCATTTAAAGATATGGCTGCTGATCTTGGTCTGAATGTCAACGGCAGGGCAGGCGGCGTTATCGTGGATGATTTTAACAACGATGGTTACCTGGATATCGTAACTTCAGGCTGGGACCTGGACGACCCGATGCATTATTTCCAGAATAACAAGAATGGCACCTTTAGCGACCTGACTGCCCAAAGCGGCCTGACAGGTATAAATGGGGGCCTGAACATACAGCAAACCGATTATAACAATGATGGTAAGCTGGATATCTTTGTTTTAAGAGGCGCCTGGAACAGCCAGGGATTTGGTAATCAGCCAAGCTCGCTACTGCGCAACAATGGCGATGGCACCTTTACTGATGTAACCTCTTCCAGCGGTCTGCTATTTTTTCAGCCGACCCAGGCAGCTACATGGGCCGACTTTAATAACGATGGTTGGCTGGATGTATTCGTCGGCACCGAAAATTCGGGAATGGACGATAAAGGCGGGGTGCATACCAGCATGTTGTTCATGAATAATCATGACGGCACTTTTACCAATGTTGCTGACAAAGCGCACTGCGATGTTACTGATTTTGTAAAAGGTGTTACATCAGCCGATTATAATCATGACGGCTACCCTGATATTTTCGTTTCAACGCTTACGGGAGAAAAATATCTGCTGAAGAACAAAGGAAAACAGGGCGCTATACCAGATTTTCAAAATGTCACAAGGGCAGCCGGGCTGATGGATAACGATGAAGGAACGTTTACTACCTGGTTTTATGACTACAATAATGACGGATGGCCGGATATTATGGTCGCAGATTATCAATTCCAGACCAGCCTGGCCTGGTATGCCGGGGCTTATGCTGTGGGAAAGCCAGTGCCTAAGGCCGGTAACATATTCCTGTACCGCAACAATCACAATGGCACTTTTACTAACGTAACCAAACAGATGGGGCTAGATAAAGTGGTTTACAGCATGGGCGCAAATTTCGGCGATATTGACAATGATGGTTTTCCCGATATGTATTTCGGCACAGGGAACCCCGATTTTAAATCGCTGGTGCCTAATAAGCTGTTTAGAAATATCGAAGGAAAACGTTATGCGGATGTAACAACCTCATCTCGTATGGGAAACCTGCAAAAAGGGCATGGTGTGGCTTTTGCCGATATCAGGAATAACGGGATACAAGACGTTTTTATTGAAATGGGCGGTGCTTTTGCCGGCGATTCATACACCAGTTCATTATATGTTAATCCGGGTCAGAACGGCAACAACTGGATAAGTCTTAAGCTTGAAGGAACTAAGGCAAACAAAGCAGCAATAGGCAGCCACATTAAATTAACTTTTACCGAGAATGGCGTTAAGCGAAGTGTTTATAAAGACGTTAATTCGGGTGGAAGCTTTGGGTCACAACCACTGCGGCAGGAACTTGGTATTGGGCAGGCAAAGGTGATCGATGATATTGAAATAACCTGGGCGGGAACCAATGCTGTTCAGCACTTCACAAATGTTGCGCCAAACCAGTTCCTTCATATCACCGAAGGTAATAACAGGGCCGGAATTGATCACTTTGAAAAACTTTCCTATAAATCCAGGCCCGAAAAAATGATGAAAATGAACATGAACGCCAGCACCCCGATATGTAAATAA
- a CDS encoding GbsR/MarR family transcriptional regulator, producing the protein MELAEGKAKFIEAWGKLGSEWGINRTMAQVHALLLLSPDALTTEEIMAELQISRGNANMTLRDLINWGLIEKQHRAGERKEYFFAEKDVWTIARQVAQERKRRELDPVLKVLNELSAIKGDEKDPRFKTFKKSVGDINKLAKNVDRTLTTMVKAEENWFWGSIFKIFK; encoded by the coding sequence ATGGAATTAGCAGAAGGCAAAGCGAAGTTTATTGAAGCATGGGGCAAACTGGGTTCGGAGTGGGGCATCAACCGCACCATGGCGCAGGTACATGCTTTGCTGCTGCTTTCGCCAGACGCTTTGACCACCGAGGAAATTATGGCCGAGCTGCAGATTTCCCGCGGCAATGCCAATATGACCCTGCGCGACCTGATAAACTGGGGACTGATAGAAAAACAGCACCGAGCCGGTGAGCGCAAGGAATACTTTTTTGCAGAAAAAGATGTATGGACCATTGCCCGCCAGGTAGCACAGGAACGCAAAAGGCGCGAACTTGACCCGGTATTGAAAGTATTGAATGAATTATCAGCCATCAAAGGCGACGAGAAAGATCCCCGGTTTAAAACTTTTAAAAAGTCGGTTGGAGATATTAATAAGCTGGCTAAAAATGTAGACCGCACGCTGACCACTATGGTGAAGGCTGAAGAGAACTGGTTTTGGGGTTCGATATTTAAAATATTTAAGTAA
- the amaB gene encoding L-piperidine-6-carboxylate dehydrogenase — protein sequence MSLNISEILNHLHINDNNGAFSTGSKWGGGKGDSIKTIYSPVDGKKIASVQMAGEADYNTVITQAAEAFKQWRTIPAPKRGEVVRQVGEALRTKKQELGALVSYEMGKSLQEGYGEVQEMIDICDLAVGQSRQLFGQTMHSERPEHRMYEQYHPLGIIGIISAFNFPVAVWAWNAALAWICGDVCVWKPSEKTPLTAIACQHIVQEVFERNGVPEGVSCLVIGDRVIGELMSNDNRVPLISATGSTRMGKAVGAAVGARLGRSLLELGGNNAIIVSQYADLDTVLIGAVFGAVGTAGQRCTTTRRLIIHESVYDQFKQKLVKAYGQIRIGNPLDEHNHMGPLIDKDAVQLYLDSIEKCKAEGGKFVVEGGRLEGADYASSCYVKPCIAEVENSYKIVQHETFAPILYLIKYKTLDEAIELQNGVPQGLSSSIMTNNLREAEQFLSYAGSDCGIANVNIGTSGAEIGGAFGGEKETGGGRESGSDAWKVYMRRQTNTINYSTKLPLAQGIKFDL from the coding sequence ATGAGCCTTAATATTTCTGAAATTCTTAACCATTTACACATAAACGACAATAATGGTGCGTTTAGTACCGGAAGTAAGTGGGGCGGCGGTAAAGGTGACAGTATAAAGACCATCTACTCGCCTGTTGACGGCAAAAAAATTGCCTCAGTGCAAATGGCTGGGGAAGCAGATTATAATACAGTGATTACACAGGCTGCTGAAGCTTTTAAGCAATGGCGGACCATACCCGCGCCGAAACGCGGCGAAGTAGTGCGGCAGGTAGGCGAAGCTTTACGTACCAAAAAACAGGAGCTTGGCGCCCTGGTATCCTACGAAATGGGCAAGAGCCTGCAGGAGGGCTACGGCGAGGTCCAGGAAATGATAGATATATGCGACCTGGCAGTCGGCCAGAGCCGCCAGTTATTCGGACAGACCATGCATTCGGAAAGGCCCGAGCACCGGATGTACGAGCAATACCACCCGCTTGGGATCATCGGTATCATATCGGCTTTCAATTTCCCGGTTGCAGTTTGGGCCTGGAACGCGGCGCTGGCCTGGATATGCGGTGACGTGTGTGTGTGGAAACCATCGGAAAAAACTCCGCTGACAGCCATCGCCTGCCAGCATATTGTGCAGGAAGTTTTTGAGCGGAACGGCGTACCTGAAGGCGTATCCTGCCTGGTTATCGGCGACCGGGTGATCGGCGAATTAATGTCCAACGACAACCGCGTACCTTTGATATCTGCCACCGGCTCTACGCGCATGGGTAAAGCTGTCGGGGCTGCCGTTGGCGCGCGTTTAGGCCGCAGTTTATTAGAGCTTGGCGGCAACAACGCCATCATCGTAAGCCAGTACGCCGATCTGGATACCGTTTTGATCGGCGCCGTATTTGGTGCCGTGGGTACGGCAGGCCAGCGTTGCACTACTACCCGCAGGCTCATCATTCATGAAAGCGTTTACGATCAATTCAAACAAAAACTGGTAAAAGCTTACGGACAAATACGCATAGGCAACCCTTTGGACGAGCATAACCACATGGGGCCGTTAATAGATAAGGACGCGGTTCAGTTATACCTCGATTCGATAGAAAAATGCAAAGCCGAAGGCGGCAAATTTGTTGTGGAAGGCGGCAGGCTTGAAGGTGCAGATTACGCTTCGAGTTGTTATGTAAAACCCTGCATTGCCGAGGTAGAGAACAGCTACAAGATAGTTCAGCATGAAACTTTTGCGCCTATATTGTACCTCATCAAATATAAAACGCTCGACGAGGCCATTGAACTGCAAAACGGGGTGCCGCAGGGCCTTTCGTCATCCATCATGACCAATAATTTGCGCGAGGCAGAACAATTCCTGTCCTATGCTGGTTCTGATTGCGGTATTGCCAATGTAAACATAGGTACATCGGGCGCGGAGATAGGCGGGGCGTTCGGCGGCGAGAAGGAAACCGGCGGTGGCCGCGAATCGGGTTCGGACGCCTGGAAGGTTTATATGAGAAGGCAAACCAATACTATTAATTATTCAACTAAATTACCACTGGCGCAAGGCATCAAATTCGACCTGTAG